The genomic DNA CCGGGTCGTCCAGCACCGGGTGGTGCACCTCGTAGCGGTCCACCGCGTCGACCACGGCCCGGTGGTCGGCCTCGTGCACGAACTTCGGCGAGTGCACGCCGACGATCACCACGGTGTCGCGGTGCTTCTCCTCCAGCTCCCGGAGTTCGTCCAGGACGTGGAGGCAGTTGATGCAGCAGAACGTCCAGAAGTCTAGTACGACACACTTACCTCGCAGGTCGGCAAGCTTGAGTTCCTTGCCGCCTGTGTTGAGCCATCCACCGGCGCCGACCAGCTCGGGGGCGCGGACACGTGCACGAGAAGCCATGTCCTCATCCAACCCCATCAGTCCCTGGCCGATTCCGAGGCGCTGGCACAGGGAGATGGTCAAGACGTCGAGGTGTGCCCCGTCGGAGTCTGGGCAACCTCGGGGCAGTAGCCGTAGGCTCGCTCGGCGGGACCGCACACGCTCCCTCCGGGGCGTCCGAATGTACAGCGGCTCTGATCGAGCTACGTTGGAGGAGAGTCCCGCCTCAGGAGGACCCCCGATGGGTTATTCGGTTCGAGATGTCGCCACACCACACGGCGAACTTCGGCACTTGGAGCTGCCTGAGGACGAGTCTGTCATCATCGATCTTCGTGGGCCCGACCTACTGTTCAGCTGGACCGGCGCGTGCCACGCGAGCGACTTCATCAGCTTGTGTCAGCGTCTGCCGCCTCGGCGCGGGAAGAGACGCGTCACGATCTCGCTGAATGGGAAAATGCTGGGCGGCGACTCGAAGGAAATCATCAAAGCGCTGGACGCCATTCCGGTGGAGCGGCTCGATAGGGAATGCCGCTTTGCGCGATTTGATCTCGCAAAGATTGGGCTCGCTTTCCATGTGCTCCCGTCTGCAGGTTCCACTGACTCGATACAGCTGATAACTGCTTTTGGGCGCAGGATTGGCTACAACTGCCTCATTGAGGCCGTAACGGCTACAGGTGGAAAACATACGGTCGACATGATGCACCACATCATTGAGAACGAGATTCCGCAGGACAGCATGGACTGGGGTGACCACCTGCCTCCAGTTTCACGGACGGTTGGTCAATATGAGCAAGCCCCAGCTATCGAGTAATGATCCACCGCCGAGGCCGAAGCGAAGTGGCAAATGCATTGGAGAAATTCCCGGTCTCCCTGACTGCTTCCAGACTGCCGAAACTTATGTGTCATCGAATGGCTGCTCAATCGAACCGTCCGGGGAGCACGTAGTATTAATCGATAATTCATCACCGCTGCCTTTCGAGATGTCCATCGAGTGTCATTGTGATGGTAAGGGAGTGCGGTACATTCAGGGGCGGTCAATTCGCATAAAGTGGTGCACAAGTGGTTGGATTCCTGGGAGCCACCAGGGTTGGTGTACTCGCGCGCTCAAGGCGAGAGTCAAGGAGCCACAGCAGCGAGTTGTCGTTGATATAGTTCGGGCGCAGGCATCTGGGTACGAATCCCTGATTGGGCTATACGAGAGTGCGGGCCCGGTGACGCTGGTTGTCGACGCATCAAGTGACGAATGAGCTGCGATCGAAATGGATCGCTACCTGCCATTCGTGGCCGCGATAATAGCTAGCCTGATGAGTCCAATTCTAGTCGAACGAGCGGCTGACCGTGTGATTGCATCGATTTCTCGAAGCAATGCATCGTTGAAATCGCCGCCACTGATTTCGCCACACTATAGCGATGACTTTATTCGGAGTTACCTGCGATTTGCGGCCGATGTGGCCCAGATAATACCGATAATGTTTCTCGCGGGCGTAGGAGTTGTCCTCTCGCTGCCGGATGGCTGGTCCACGTCGGCGGCCGCTCCTGTCCTAATCCTCACAAGTCTCGGAATCTTCGCTGAAGCAAAGACTCTTAAGAAAGGGCCGATGCAATATGGCGGAGAGGCAAGCGGTGGCTATTCGTTCGTCTCGAAGTTTGGAGTCTGTGTTAATCTTGGCGCTATGATCTTCGTCTGGACTGTTAATATCTTCTCCAAGTAGCCGAAAAGTGATAGGCTCTTTGGAGTTTGCATGCAGGCGATAGCCTATGACTTCAAGCAAAGCTTCGATTGAGTTTGCCGAGCAATCCTTGAACATGTTCGGCCATTCGTTAGTCTGCGGCGGGAATGACCTGGAGCGGCGGCGCTGCGCGACATGGGGGCTCGCGACGGCGGTGAGTGCCTGCGGATACGCGCCGCACTGATTCACCAGGCCGTAGGCGCGGGCGTAGCGCGCTCCCACAGCTCTTCGGCGTGTGCTGCGAACCGGTCGAACATCCCACCTTGTTGCTGTCGGCGGAGATGCATCATTGGGGAGTCGTGTCCGACCAACCTGGCCAGGTGAGGCGTCACGAGGGCCTGAGAGTCGAAGCGGAACACCGACAGGCTCACATGGTTGGTGGCGTCGTCAGCGGCGCTGTAACGGGCCTCGACGCCCTCTACGCCGCGCAGCTTGGCCAGGTTCTCCAGGGTGATCCGGATGCGCGTGGAGACGGTGAGCGCGACGTCCTCGATCCGCTCACGCTGCGCCGTGGTCTCACCGTCGGGGTCACCCAGCAGGAAGCGCACCCGGCACCCGGCTTCGGCCTTGGCGCGCAGCGTGCCGAGAAAGTTCGGCTGCTCCAGCCACAGGAAGTAGTTGGTGTAGCCGGCGAAGAACAGGTCACCCTTGGCATCACCGATCAGCTGGCCCCACGCGGACGACGGGCAGGCAGAGCGGTAGGGATAGACAGAGACGATCTCTCGATCGGGGCCGGTCTTGATCGCCGACCGAACCACGTTCGGCCACAGCATCGCTTCACTCACCCCTAGCACTTCGCTCACGTCCGCCCGGTTCCGTGGGTGAGGGACCAGGGCCTCATCTGTCAGCCATCGTTCCACCGTCTTAGGTGCCACCCCGACGCGGGTCGCCAGCTGACGGGCGCTCAACCGAGCATCGCCCATAGCGCGGCGAAGAGCAGTGTTCAAGAGGTCCCCCGGGACATTTGGGCGTTCTATGACGCTACCGCCGAGCCGGTCAGTCTGTCCCCGCTTTGGCCGCTGATCTCGCCCGAACGGGCCGCTACATCAGTACGGACCAGCACCTTCCCGAGTGGAGCCGACATGCCAGCAGCCGCACGAACTGAACGTCGCTACGGAGTCGTCCCGATGCCACCCCAGCACGGGACCCCCTTGCTCGACCTATGGGGCGTAGCCGACCGACACAACGGCAGCCACCCCGTGCAGCAGCCGGACGGTAAGCCGGTGATTTTCTACAGCTTCGCCGATGCCGCACGATGGGCGGCCGATCATGAGTGAGCAGTCGGAACCGCAGGTTGGACAGACGGTGCATGACCGGCGCTCCGGCAGGCTTGTGCGGATCATGGCCGTACACACCTTCGGCGTGTTCGTCCGACCGCTCAAGGGCGGGCGGGAGAGCATCACGAAACTACGCGACCTGATCCCGCCGGACGACGCTCCCGGAGGATTTAACGACTGGTCGGCGAGCAGGGGCTAAAAACGCGGTCACACCTAGCGTGCGTGCGCCGAGCTTGGGCCGGGGTCGCTGGTGGGCCGAGCGTCGAACTTTCGCAGCGCATACCGCCTCCAGCCGAGACAGAGCAAAGAGCCGCCTATCCGTAACAGGTA from Kitasatospora terrestris includes the following:
- a CDS encoding XRE family transcriptional regulator → MSEAMLWPNVVRSAIKTGPDREIVSVYPYRSACPSSAWGQLIGDAKGDLFFAGYTNYFLWLEQPNFLGTLRAKAEAGCRVRFLLGDPDGETTAQRERIEDVALTVSTRIRITLENLAKLRGVEGVEARYSAADDATNHVSLSVFRFDSQALVTPHLARLVGHDSPMMHLRRQQQGGMFDRFAAHAEELWERATPAPTAW